One Meleagris gallopavo isolate NT-WF06-2002-E0010 breed Aviagen turkey brand Nicholas breeding stock chromosome 11, Turkey_5.1, whole genome shotgun sequence genomic region harbors:
- the LOC104912520 gene encoding rho GTPase-activating protein 32-like, whose product MSPKTCLLYRSQQNESACASGRAACMELQTQSAVVEFIIDHTDVLFRSKSGSDVAGGAGPSSLSGPKSVWVSSPATELLTLEEAQARRRGHSSSPVVTQSRDVEVEGGPAAVQGKFHTILDFPSERQSPAGKMKESPAGSGCSCFSLRKPSSVAKRQLQRRPREPSETQVVGLAGESSPCQPIGSRASSDGALCASLNGELLGSTNRCGSDDSLPQTNSDGEKELIQVHALISPGSAEDADPSQPASAVTSLDRDPAPLQCSPAPAQPGCPDSSASMGEQVSIREEKPSLVEGDLESGLQPQAPGSSSLSHSLRDKGG is encoded by the exons ATGTCTCCTAAAACCTGCCTTTtgtacagatcacagcagaacgagtctgcctgcgccagcgggagagctgcctgcatggaactgcagacgcagtcggctgtggtggagttCATCATCGACCACACGGACGTCCTCTTCCGCTCCAAATCCGGATCCGACGTCGCAggtggagcag GGCCCAGTTCTCTCTCagggcccaagtctgtgtgggtgtcttctcctgccacagagctgctcaccctggaggaggcacaggcccggaggcgaggccacagcagctctcccgTCGTGACGCAGAGCAGGGACGTAGAAGTGGAAGGGGGCCCCGCAGCTGTGCAGGGCAAATTCCACACAATCCTCGACTTTCCCTCCGAAAG ACAAAGTCCAGCCGGCAAGATGAAGGAATCACCGGCTGGCTCTGGGTGTTCCTGCTTCAGCCTAAGAAAACCATCCTCTGTGGCCAAACGCCAACTGCAGCGCCGTCCCAGGGAGCCCTCAGAGACACAGGTCGTAGGGTTGGCAG GTGAATCGAGCCCTTGTCAACCCATAGGATCCAGAGCAAGTAGCGATGGTGCGCTGTGTGCTTCCCTGAATGGAGAGCTCTTAGGAAGCACGAATCGCTGCGGTTCCGATGACAGCCTTCCGCAGACCAACAGCGATGGAGAGAAGGAGCTCATCCAAGTTCATGCCCTCATTTCTCCCGGCTCTGCTGAAGATGCTGACCCGAGCCAGCCAGCCAGcgcagtcaccagcctggaccGTGACCCAGCGCcgctgcagtgcagcccagccccagcacaaCCCGGGTGCCCCGACAGCAGCGCCTCCATGGGGGAGCAGGTCAGCATCAGGGAGGAGAAGCCGAGCCTCGTGGAGggggacttagaatcaggcctCCAGCCCCAGGCACCGGGCAGCAGCAGTCTGAGCCACTCTCTCCGTGACAAGGGAGGATGA